The Helianthus annuus cultivar XRQ/B chromosome 16, HanXRQr2.0-SUNRISE, whole genome shotgun sequence genome includes a window with the following:
- the LOC110914262 gene encoding probable LRR receptor-like serine/threonine-protein kinase At3g47570: MLLFMTYLSIFLLLCPVTLAKNHTDHLALLAIKSTITLDPQNVLETWNASIHYCQWQGVTCGRRHLRVTKLDLESRGIVGSLSPHIGNLSFLRVISIENNTFNGVIPPQLGNLFRLHKLYLMNNSFEGQVLASLSNCTRLKDLWLSYNKLGGKFPHQLSSLVNLMNITFHNNNFTGGVPSFLVNLTSLISISAANNHLDGSIPHALGQLHNLQKIEFGINQLHGMIPPSLYNLTSLTTISFKHNQISGDLPKDIGLQLPKIEIFEIIGNKFTGTIPFSFSNCSNLVKLSLSENGSTGKININFSQMSNLKLLELSDNNLGSSQPDEMHFIDSMINCSNLEMLLVHGNNLRGVLPSSIGNLSSQITHLAFSRNSIYGPLPSLIGNLENLEWLNIESNLLTGMIPSELGNLRNLIYLYLARNSFTGNFPDFIGNLSLLDQLWLQIRRTNTTKSW; this comes from the coding sequence ATGTTGTTGTTCATGACATACCTTTCAATATTCTTGCTATTATGCCCTGTGACACTTGCCAAAAACCATACcgatcaccttgcccttctggcCATCAAATCAACCATCACTCTTGACCCACAAAATGTTCTCGAGACATGGAACGCCTCCATCCATTACTGCCAATGGCAAGGTGTTACATGTGGTCGTCGGCATCTTCGAGTCACCAAATTAGACCTTGAGTCTAGAGGCATAGTTGGTTCCTTGTCTCCGCACATTGGAAACTTGAGTTTTCTCAGAGTAATTAGTATTGAGAATAACACCTTTAATGGTGTAATCCCGCCTCAGTTAGGTAACTTATTTAGATTACATAAGCTATATCTCATGAACAATTCTTTTGAAGGTCAAGTTCTAGCCAGTTTATCAAACTGCACCAGACTTAAGGATCTTTGGCTGTCTTACAATAAACTAGGTGGAAAGTTCCCACACCAGCTTAGTTCTCTGGTGAACCTTATGAACATAACCTTTCATAATAATAATTTCACAGGAGGGGTTCCATCTTTCTTGGTAAATCTCACTTCTCTTATTTCCATATCAGCTGCGAACAATCATCTAGATGGAAGCATTCCACATGCTCTAGGTCAATTGCACAACTTGCAAAAAATTGAATTTGGAATTAACCAACTCCACGGTATGATCCCTCCATCCTTATACAATTTAACATCGTTAACAACTATAAGTTTCAAACACAATCAAATCAGCGGAGATTTACCAAAAGATATAGGGTTGCAACTACCTAAAATTGAGATTTTCGAGATAATAGGAAATAAATTTACAGGAACCATTCCATTCTCATTTTCCAACTGTTCAAACTTGGTAAAGCTTAGCTTGTCAGAAAACGGGTCCACTGGGAAAATTAACATAAATTTCAGTCAGATGTCAAATCTTAAGCTTCTTGAGCTATCTGATAACAATTTAGGAAGTTCGCAACCAGATGAGATGCACTTCATTGATTCCATGATCAATTGTAGCAATCTTGAAATGCTGCTTGTTCATGGAAACAATTTAAGAGGAGTTCTTCCTAGTTCTATAGGCAATCTCTCATCTCAAATTACACATCTAGCTTTTAGTAGAAACTCCATATATGGGCCCTTGCCTTCTTTGATCGGGAATCTTGAGAACTTAGAGTGGTTAAATATTGAATCTAATCTGCTCACAGGCATGATTCCTAGTGAACTTGGTAATCTGCGAAACTTAATATATTTATACCTAGCTCGAAACAGCTTCACTGGCAACTTTCCAGATTTTATAGGAAACCTGTCTTTGTTAGATCAATTGTGGTTACAGATTAGAAGGACAAATACCAC